ttcaggctgattttaatgtgttgggagattgggttcatgactggtaaatgatgtttaatttgggtaagtgcagtgttattcatgtggacagggcgaatgctcaacattcatacacccttcagggaaaaacattaaagcaggtggagaaagaaaataattttgagcagagatctggatgttctcgtgcacagatctctaaagttacagccgcaatgctgtgaagtgatagttggagcaaatagagggttgggctgcattcagaggacaattgagtgtaAGATGAGGCATATTTTTTCCTGGGATGTGAGGGACGCTggaaaggccagaatttgttacccatccctaattgtccttgacaatgtggcagtgagctgccttcttgaattgctgcactccatgtggtgtaggtacacccacagtgctgttaggaagggagatccaggattttgacccaacatcagtgaataaacagcgatatatttgcagatcaaatggtgtgtgacttggaggggaacttgcagatggtggtgtttccatgcatctgcagcccttgtccttcaatgtggtggaggtcttcggtttagaacgtgctgtctgcggagccttggtgagttgcagcagtgcatctggtagatggtacacactactgccactgtccatcagtggtgaagggagtgaatgtttaaggtggtaaatggggtgaaagtcaaggtggctgctttgtcctgaatggtgttgagtttctcgagtattgttggagctgcactcatcctggcttgtgccttgtagatggttgacaagctttggagagtcaaaaatcacaaaattattacagtgcagaaggaggccattcggcccatcgtgtctgcatagaatcacggaacatagaaagtttacagcacaggaaagcCAAaagacgagccacccagctgaatcccattgtccagcatttggaccgtaatcTTCCAGGTTCAGGCACTTGagatgcacatccagactccttttaaatgagttgagggtttctgcctcaactgcctttacaggcagtgagttccagatccctcgcaccctctgggtgaaaaaatggttcctcatctcccctctaatagttcaacgaatcactttaaatctatgccccttagtcactgacctccctgctaaggtaaatagacccttcccatccattctatccagacccctcacaattttgtatatttcaatctcccctcagcatcctctattccaaggagaacaaccccagcctatccaatctttcctcacagctgcatttttccagtcctggcaatatcctcgtaaatgtcctctgtaccctttctagtgcaattacatcgtttctgtaataaggtgaccagaactgcacacagaactcaagttgtggcctaactaatgattgatagagttccagcataacctcccttttattatattctacacctcggctaataaaggaaaggattccataagccttcttaaccaacttatcaacctgtcctgctactttcagggatttgtggacattcacttcaaggtccctcacttcctctacacctctcagcattcacccattaattgtgtattcctttgccgtgtttgacctcaccaaatgcatcacctcacacttctccaatttgaattccatttgccacttttctgcccacctgaccagtccatttctccagctctccgaatgagcatttcaccacgtgccttgagctgagttactcatcacagaattcccactatctgatttactcttgtagccagagtatttatatgaatggtccagttaagcttctgtcaatggtaacccccaggatgttgatggttgggggattcagcgatggtaatgctgttgaacgtcaaagggaaatggttacattctctcttgttggagatggtcattgcctggtacttatgtggtgtgaatgttatttgccacttagcagcccaagccagaatgttatccaggtcttgctgcttctggacacggactccttcagtatctgagatgtcccgaatttgtccttttatgaaaccttggtcaggcctcacttggaatattgtgtccaatcttGTTCTCctgacatgatgggtgatattgaggctttggaaagggtacagaggagagacattaggCTAATTCCCAGTATCAGACATCTTtgctatcaagttagactaaaagagttggggccctaccccttagagaaacctagactgagggttgatccgattgaggttcataagtcatgaagggtccaatttagcatgggagaggagtcataattgcagattgtaaaaggccagatggcacctgaatcacattaaatttcattttccatGCAGGCaaatgtaccaggatggccgagtggttaaggcattGAACTTAAGTTGCAATAGacatgtgtctgtgtgggtttaaaCCCCACTTTTGGTATTTGTGATAACACAATGTTGCTTGtggtttccctgacttttgccttgcaccatcatctcttctgtcgttcaatcactcttgccttccaaccgatcgcagcttcctattatttgatctgccccagcaccattCCTTTGCTCTGCacgtgcttataaactggtaaacctTTAAattaatcttctctgtaccctcacaataaccttcacattcttcctgaattgtggttcctcacaggatccgctgcctctccgactcccctccaggtaactgaaggccctgagcctgggtctcgctttatacgcttgctggtagttgattccttgcaggtctgccaccgctgcagacagggcttgctataatcttccaatcttccctggataaggggattggagagtggcaaacgacacccttattcaagaaagggtgtaaggacagtccaagcaactccatgacAGTTAATTTAATATCAATGCTGGGTAAGgcttcagaaatgataatcagggaaaatatcaatggacatttagagaggtttgagttaattaaggatatccagcatggatttgtaaaaggcagaacatGCTTCAATAatataactgaattttttgatgaaggagcagagaagtttgatgaaggtaatgcagtgggtgctgtttctatggattttatgaaagcatttgataaggtaccacataaaaggctggttaacaaaactgaggctcatggaataggagggtcagtgtccaatttgtTAAAGAATTGACTTAAGGGCAAGCAAGTTGtcgtaaatggtttcttttcagactgggggatggtagacagtggttttccccaagggtcagtgctgagatcactgcttttcttgctgtgtataaaatatgtggatcttggaatacggaacagaatctcaaaatttgctgacaataccaaacttggatgtgaggcaaacagtgaggatgatatgaaccgcctgcaatcagacatagataggctagcagaatgagcagagaggtgacggatggactttaatactgttaagtgtgaggtgatgcattttgacagaaggaatagggagaggcaatgtatacttaatggcacagttctaaagagtgttcagggacagagggacctggggatgcatgtgcatcgatctttgaaggtggcaggacatattgagagagtggttagtaaaaccaatggcatcttgggctttatacaaacatacaagcatacgaacatatgaattaggagcaggggtaggccactccgcccttcgagcctgctccgtaattcaataatttcatagctgaactgattacccacatttccacctacccccgaccacccccttgcttatcaagaatctatctacatctgccttaaaaatattcaaagattctgcttccacagtgttttgaggaagagaactgcaaagactcacaacactctaagacaaaaaaattctcctcatctctgtcttaaatgggcaaccccatatttttaaacagtgactcctaattctagattctcccagaaggggaaacatcctttccacatccaccctgtcaagacccctcaggatcttatgtgtttcaatcaagttgcctcttactcttctaaactccagcagatacaagccaagcctgtacaATTTTTCCTTGTAGGACAGCCCCCCCATTCCAGATAtttgtctagtaaaccatctctacactgcctccaatgcattcacatccttccataaataaggagaccagtactgttcacagtactccagatgtggtcttaacaatgccctgtatagttgaagcattacctccctaattttgtatcaaattcccctcacgataaatgatagctttctattagctttcctaattacgtgctgtacctgcatactaaccttgggcGATTCatacatgaggacacccagatccctctgcatctcagggctctgcaatctctcaccatttagataatatacttcttttttattcttcctgccaaagtggacaatttcccactttcccacattatactccatttgccaggtcattgcccattcacttaaccgatctacatctctttgtagcccccttataagaacataagaaataggagcaggagtaggccattcagcccccaaagcctgccccaccattcaataagatcagggctgatgtaccccagacctcaactcctctttcgtgccagctcctcatcgccctcaactccccaatatttcaaaaatctatctacctcctctttaaatgctttcagtgatttagcctccacaactctctggggtagagaattccagacattcactgccctctgagagaagaaattcctttgcatctcagttttcaatgactgtccccttattctgtaactatgtcacttagtttgagattcccccactagtggaaacatctaccctgtcaagccccctcagaatcttaatcatttcaataagatcacccctcattcttctaaactttcatGTATAAAGGCCTcaactgtttagccattcttgataagtcaacccctttatcccaggaatcagctgagtgaatctcttttgaactgtgtccaatgtcagtatatcctttcttaaatacggggaccaaaactgtacacagtactccaggtgtggcctcaccaacacccttacagttgtgacaagacttccatatttttaaactccaaccccctcacactaaaggccaaaattccatttgccctcttaattacttgctgcacctgcatgctaactttttttgtttcaatcacaagaacacccagatccctcttttttggagtctctctctatttaaataatagtctgccttttgattcttcctaccaaagtgtatgacctcacactttcctacattaaatccatctgccaagtttttgcccactcactcaacctatctatatccccttgcagattccttgtgtcttcatgacaacatgccctccctatttttgtatcgtcagcaaatttggataaagtaaactcttccccctcctccaagtcattaatatagatagtaaataattgaaccccaagcactgatccttgtggcactccaccagtcacatcttgccaatgagaaagtggcccatttatgcctactctttgtttcaagtaATATGTCACTagtgtgtgcatcatcactgcaggaagtgatgtcatacactATGTGACACAGAGTAGGAGATGGGTTGATCCCCagtaagatgtgcctgtaatactctcctgtaaattgtatatagtattgtcagtcttcaataaaaaagaagtcaaattatttgttagcgttgatcagtgtgtgattggtaagtctgagtgaagaacaggggttggcaacatgtctgtacatggacaccagtgtccacgttaaaacagttcggtccgtgactgataatttcagggatgagaaatttcccattggcttcttcttccagaccagtctgtctttcaatcaaatcgcagccgtcagtttcacagctgacaggtccttagagaagagacaacgtttcagaacctcggacaagttcggagctttccggcagttctgatttcttttaaaagccctccagaaaaacccgagcttgtccgagtttcggaagtgctgtctctgctcaaagcacctgtcagctgtgaaacagatggctgcgattttttttaaaacagactAACCACAAAGCTGACagttctctctctctgcaactgtcagagagggacagagagagagaggagagtaagagggagagaggggaccggggtgggtgtcggcagagagagaggggcagagagagaaaggacaacctgaaaggtttactccgtatccttagattatgacgcctggttctggactcacacccacatcccatgaacgaataaaaaaagtcacaactgtgattggctcttgtagcggaatctggttaacagacaatattcggagcgccggccccaaCAGTGattgagctgagaaaatacaactcacccccgagaatccgcagcacagaccaagcggaggggaaaacctgtcctgggaactctacattcagggaacagtttgtcctgtgaatgtgcagatgtgaatattgtggaagagagattgtattaaaggggcGGGCGGGTGTGTGGGTCCGCTCTAATCGCCAGATTTCAGGGTCATccttgtgtaaaatcaaatgattttccagtcaaagaaccgccctgctccctgctcagccccaaagtgggaattcaaggacatttatttttgttgatttcaagatttcagttgaaaagtagagaacataTCAGTGAAGGGTGAGAGAGagcggtcagtgcagcaataaaaccatGTGAAATGGAAAATGAAGTCCACAAtcctagtgaaagcttttcaacagcaaacatgctggagtgagagacaggaaagatctagtctggaagtctggagtgtctgaatttcaatggaattggatagtttgtgaggagagagaaacacagagagacagcaggagccgggaactgacagcagcttgtctctgccccgtcctctctctgcctttaagttgctctgtaccgccaccaccggcttcatttctgacccagttcacactgacagagagaatttgtgcagagtcccggacatgaccgatagtgcagcagtccaaacggctcctccagccgccgccgccgcccaagtcaagacccccaagaagaagaaggtggctccccggaacaagccagccggtctcctgttgggcgaacagatcctcaagattgtgccggctttcagcgatcgcaaggggatgtccctggccgccataaagaaggctctgtgtagcagcggtgtcgatgtggagaagcgcaggacccagatcaagcaaagtatcaagaggaatgtgaacaaaggctccctggtgcagagcaagggacagagagcctccggctccttcaaaatcagcaagaaggaaaacccagggaaaagtgggaaagaaggtgaagaaaccagcagacaagaaatctttagtgaagaaaccattaGTCAAGAAATCTttcgtgaagaaaccagcagctaagaaatctttagtgaagaaaccagcagacaagaaatctttagcgaagaaacCATTagtcaagaaatctttagtgaagaaaccattagtcaagaaatctttagtgaagaaaccagcagctaagaaatctttagtgaagaaaccagcagacaagaaatctttagcgaagaaacCATTagtcaagaaatctttagtgaagaaaccattaGCCAAGACATCTTTTTTGAAGAAACcaacagacaagaaatctttagtgaagaaaccagctgaCAAGAAATCTATAGCGAAGAAACCATTAGCCAAgacatctttagtgaagaaaccagcagacaagaaatctttagtgaagaaaccagcagccaagaaaacaagcagcaaggcggcggcaacgcagcgcttcagaaaaagtctcctgcgaagaaggtcaaaaaaggcaagagtgcggtgggcggaaaggcgctgaagaaagtccagacatggaagagcaacgtcaagccgaaagcagcgaagactcagaaagcagggtctggaaagaagtgaaagagcgcgggaaacttgtaaacatctgaacacaaaggctcttctcagagccacccacatctctcaggaaagagctgatcccctgatcaaatgatccctgtcccggccccgcctgcagatggaaatgaattggaggaaatccaggatccctggtgactcccctccacccagccctttccccactctctgtaacaaAACAGAGGGAtggccggccctcactctaactggagatgtgttcggtgcagtctcagttcacaaattcagggggagagtttgtaagacagtaacactggcggagaaacaccACCTCACAACGCAAATCCcagcacatgagtttctccaattcagctggagtcgggtgacaacaggagctgggatagtctgtgatcgggaatgttaggaatggatttgttcagggaggaatgtacctggaatctccgaatataatagttccttatttccccagatgacacatgctgcagtgagagtgaaaactctcttcactgcttcacatttacgaaTTGTTTGGTtccagatgaataatgagtcagagagtaatgacaggatctgaagcttctctcacaccagcccttgaatgactcagtgtgaagtgtccaatgtgtgaagctactgccagggtttgtcaatctgaacagtttcagctcagttactgggggcctggaatccccgcagtttgactctgtctctgattggtcacccgcttctcaatccaatgctTAACCAATAGGAAAATCACatttaagtaaatagaagttctcattggcttagattttccaattggaaaaagcccggcaattccagagcaggaaggaattgaagtgatggaaaatttcaattttcaggcaacaattttaaaacctctcattttatgttctgttttactgcatgtaccgtcacaaaatcctgacgcgattttaggaatcgttttcatttgtcaatctgttaactgtaagcggcgggaggaggttccggttcagcaatttaaaacgggacaaatatcagcttcctctctgtgaaaggaacaaattagcaactaaccgcttctcacaggcttctcggggattgacagaaacgagcggtgtctgatcctttctcctgaaagaggcggataatgctgcagggagcaatgaactgcccttcactttctggctgctaatacacccctgactttaaacagttcaaacagcgactgatgcttctgccggaaaatgagcagattcaccagaatgatcccggtccatcatggccaaagacatccagctggcccgccgcatccgcggggaacgcgcctaaaacccagcttcagtaacaggtgtaacaagggctcttttcagagccaccaaatcagcaaaggaaagagctgccatctctgttcatcatcaaacccattagattgaaggggcggtcacatggtttctgttttgtcacatcactttcccgaaaggcctgtgggactgagagctgatctggaatttagaaagcagcattaccggagactcattgctgctcagcacaatctcaaccccgctcctgggatccgttggcTGGCATTTGGGAAAAGAAATAGATCCCAGTTTTTATTTGGAATGCATTAATGGAGCCGGCTCCGTTcacgagggttatttacaaacattacccaatgagttcactaatgtttgaatccattggagatctgtacacaggatatgtaaggtagctcggtcactctgactgaaaccgccagttccccggggctgcagaccctgacactgcggggagagaatccccgactctatcccgccgccggggggaacagacagctctgcgtccggagaatagggagggccaggGGGAAGGCACACattaaagcgctgcagtggactcagctcctgtgtgtgcacaactctcactgattccgtcctctgggaacagtgcggtctaaacagatcaggttaggagagaaacacacagcccgagaatggcctcttccttcctgcatttactctgttctgggagcagattctcattgagaagcggcgctcagatcaccggagagaaaaaaaaaacacaattcaaactgtccaaatgaaaaacagagaattaacgcagacacttccattattaaattaattcatcagctccgaaccagttcccgttaatgtaccgggatggtctcgggatttatcaaatcgaaggcagcgggatttattaaattgttgattctgacaccctgtagttcagttcttcatgaACTCGaaaggggagatgtgtgagcagagaaacagtgtgaaatccagagagggaactgaaaacacacctggacagatgtgaaacaggtcaatccactgttacaataactccatctctgattccctcctgacaggaaccagtcctttcacagagactgtgggtggctctgaaaagagcctttggttgattagatgacattttggccgctttactttttctgggagctctgagcgctggtttccttgcgcagcagcacggcctggatattaggcagcaccccgccctgagcgatggttacccctcccagcagcttgatgagctcctcgtcgttgcggacggccagttgcaggtgtctggggatgatgcaggtcttcttgttgtcccgggccgcgttaccggccagctcgaggatttcagcggtcagatgctcgagcacagcagccagatagaccggggctccggcacccacacgctcagcatagttaccctttctcaggagcctgtgaacacggcacaccgggaactgcagtccagcccgggaggagcgagacttggccttggcccgagctttcccgccggtctttcttcttccagacatttccacaatctcacaaatactttcagaaagaatgaataatttccttagcattgatggcACATCGCAGGTAGTCAgggtggccgagcggtctaagtcgctgcgttcaggtcgcagtctccactggaggcatgggttcgaatcccatttcTGACACCTTGCGTTTtcactgcactggaggcgtttgggagcagcggtgaagagccaagagagaacaggaaagaacatggacaagcaagctaacaatggacccaaagatgttgcatcaaaacattcgagtaagaggcaactgagtaAACAGCGGGGCACatgaaagatcaaaaatgtaacctttgtttcggggtggaagatgttgccaatatccttgatgagtactttactgttttcccgaatgagagggtgatgcagatattgttattaaggaggaggagtgtgaagtattggacgtgataactgaaggagagaggaagtataaatgggatgagcatccttgaatgtggataaatcatcaggaccagatgaaatgtaccccaggctgttgaaagaagccagggatgaaatagtggaaggtctgaccatcattttccaatccctcactggatacaggtgtagtgccagaggattggaggtcttgtaacgttgcagtaaaagcaaaatacaaggcaaatcaagcatggctgagcctttagagtcgagaaacagggctgaattccctgaaccagtgctacagctttcagaatagaaggagccgagacacacctgatgggttccacttaaacaaaagagctgtcggtgttgacagtcagaacagataaaatgtggaggagtgtttgaagcagatgctgtgtggttactgtagttgtactatggagttatttcaaggaggtgattctgaatgtaatggttcaacgtggacccatccaaggcaaaggttctaagcttccctgtggtccagcctggttgaatggaactgaagcaaacaaaccatccagaagaggaaaagatatgtaaggccatgaaagcacataattcagatggatgcaataccagatggtatggcaagagtgtaaaacagcaacagactgctgaataaaactttcccattgaatgagacaagagaaaagaagggtaataatagtgtcaggtgagttgtgacactactcacattccaccttgatctgaataggactgttgaagggagtgattgagaagaatagaggagaaatgaaaagaaaggagaaataaacaaaaggtcttttgattttaga
This genomic stretch from Heterodontus francisci isolate sHetFra1 unplaced genomic scaffold, sHetFra1.hap1 HAP1_SCAFFOLD_59, whole genome shotgun sequence harbors:
- the LOC137360600 gene encoding histone H1-like protein HC2, which encodes MENEVHNPSESFSTANMLEKTQGKVGKKVKKPADKKSLVKKPLVKKSFVKKPAAKKSLVKKPADKKSLAKKPLVKKSLVKKPLVKKSLVKKPAAKKSLVKKPADKKSLAKKPLVKKSLVKKPLAKTSFLKKPTDKKSLVKKPADKKSIAKKPLAKTSLVKKPADKKSLVKKPAAKKTSNE